In Hamadaea flava, a genomic segment contains:
- a CDS encoding HAD family hydrolase → MGRSAAFFDLDKTVIAKSSALAFGRPFYRDGLITRRDAVKAAYAQLSFKIGGADDASMARTRDYLAELCKGWSAEQVRQIVDETLHELIKPYVYAEAAALIAEHQATGRDVVLVSASGEEFVRPIGAQLGVHDVVATRMRIVDDVYTGEIDFYAAGTGKVSAVKELAAERGYDLSECYAYSDSISDAPLLEIVGNPTAVNPDRGLRKLAVEREWPILEFRRPVPLGARMRKQIMERPAVPVAAAAAVGVGVAIGIAWYGHRRKTRAAAAGE, encoded by the coding sequence GTGGGCAGAAGCGCCGCTTTCTTCGACCTGGACAAGACGGTCATCGCGAAGTCCAGCGCGTTGGCTTTCGGGCGTCCGTTCTATCGGGACGGCCTGATCACGCGCCGCGACGCGGTGAAGGCCGCCTATGCGCAGCTCTCCTTCAAGATCGGCGGCGCAGACGACGCCTCGATGGCGAGGACCCGGGACTACCTGGCCGAGCTGTGCAAGGGCTGGAGCGCCGAGCAAGTCCGGCAGATCGTGGACGAGACGCTCCACGAACTGATCAAGCCTTATGTGTACGCCGAGGCCGCGGCGCTGATCGCCGAGCATCAGGCCACCGGCCGGGACGTCGTCCTCGTCTCCGCCTCGGGTGAGGAGTTCGTCCGCCCGATCGGCGCTCAGCTGGGCGTACACGACGTGGTCGCGACGCGGATGCGGATCGTCGACGACGTCTACACCGGCGAGATCGACTTCTACGCCGCCGGCACCGGCAAGGTCAGCGCCGTCAAGGAGCTGGCCGCCGAGCGCGGATACGACCTGAGCGAGTGCTACGCGTACTCGGATTCGATCTCGGACGCGCCGCTGCTGGAGATCGTCGGAAATCCGACAGCCGTCAATCCCGATCGCGGGCTGCGCAAACTCGCCGTCGAACGGGAGTGGCCGATCCTCGAGTTCCGTCGGCCGGTCCCGTTGGGCGCGCGGATGCGCAAGCAGATCATGGAGCGCCCGGCCGTCCCGGTCGCGGCCGCCGCGGCGGTCGGCGTCGGAGTGGCCATCGGCATCGCCTGGTACGGCCACCGCCGCAAGACGCGGGCCGCCGCAGCCGGCGAATAG
- a CDS encoding C45 family autoproteolytic acyltransferase/hydolase, with translation MTPPFVVDVSGTPADMGRAYGAQAADLIRANVDEYLIRFEASVRLDRAAVVAEGRKYIAPTEQHFPRLAQLLEGVAVGAGVEPALIYAINARSELLYGTPSCGSPGGAGASGGADMGECTVVGVLGERSDDGHTRIAQNWDWHPEQRPYTLLLITRDELGHEVATLTEAGMLAKSGLNNKGLGVCVNLIGSDRDGRPGGVPYHVLLRSVLEADSLSWALRNAVRAPRSASINLLIGQAHPDGGEIIDLELVPGDSGWLHPQDGLLVHANHFETTLPVYDTIKDWGGSSLFRSARVRRLLQAHPQVGEKELLSALTDHHSFPVSVCRHLDDRDAPLDRSETIWTTMMDLDAKTLRLIAGPPCEGGAGSLFSPFS, from the coding sequence ATGACACCCCCGTTCGTCGTGGACGTCAGCGGCACCCCCGCCGACATGGGCCGGGCGTACGGCGCCCAGGCCGCCGACCTCATCCGAGCCAACGTCGACGAGTACCTGATCCGCTTCGAGGCGTCCGTCCGGCTCGACCGGGCCGCCGTCGTCGCCGAAGGCCGCAAGTACATCGCCCCCACCGAGCAGCATTTCCCGCGGCTCGCCCAACTTCTGGAGGGCGTCGCGGTCGGGGCCGGCGTCGAACCGGCCCTCATCTACGCCATCAACGCCCGATCTGAACTCCTCTACGGCACCCCCTCCTGCGGCTCGCCCGGCGGGGCCGGGGCTTCCGGCGGAGCCGACATGGGCGAGTGCACGGTGGTCGGCGTACTGGGTGAGCGCAGCGACGACGGGCACACCCGCATCGCCCAGAACTGGGACTGGCACCCCGAGCAGCGTCCCTACACGCTGCTGCTGATCACCCGCGACGAACTCGGCCACGAGGTCGCCACCCTGACCGAAGCGGGCATGCTCGCGAAGTCCGGCCTGAACAACAAGGGCCTCGGGGTCTGCGTCAACCTCATCGGCTCCGACCGCGACGGCCGGCCCGGCGGCGTCCCGTACCACGTGCTGCTCCGCTCGGTCCTGGAAGCCGACTCGCTCTCGTGGGCGCTGCGCAACGCCGTCCGCGCGCCCCGGAGCGCCTCGATCAACCTCCTCATCGGCCAGGCCCACCCGGACGGCGGCGAGATCATCGATCTCGAACTCGTCCCGGGCGATTCGGGCTGGCTCCACCCGCAGGACGGCCTGCTCGTCCACGCCAACCACTTCGAGACGACGCTGCCGGTCTACGACACCATCAAGGACTGGGGCGGCTCGTCGCTCTTCCGGTCCGCGCGGGTCCGGCGCCTGCTCCAGGCCCACCCTCAGGTCGGCGAGAAGGAGCTGCTCTCCGCGCTGACCGACCACCACAGCTTCCCGGTCTCGGTCTGCCGCCACCTCGACGACCGCGACGCGCCGCTCGATCGCTCGGAGACCATCTGGACCACGATGATGGACCTCGACGCCAAGACCCTCCGGCTGATCGCGGGTCCGCCCTGCGAGGGCGGCGCCGGTTCGCTGTTCTCACCCTTCTCCTGA
- a CDS encoding immune inhibitor A domain-containing protein, with the protein MTHPVRRRRRLRVLAAVPALALAALGLSALPGSSTLTPVASIGADEYYLNYAEPSVQPDDRPETKGKNGVFGGSGSAAVELDRKYAGGNPVTAKQLAKLEAQAAKTGKNPRQIKNAKGTQVAKLLTILMEFNPNANDDFSNVMVPDNVFDPDASTTADDRKCVNGTVQNGPLHNQIQNPGTLGHTDNNSMWVPDFSSEHYNKMLYTTTGITDRVRTDLTGPDGKAGVDLAGKTMHNMYLEMSKGAYTVNGQASPWITMPHSEGWYAASRCTKDANGNWVLPRSQAGNGHPTNARGQGQLAIDAVAALAAADPSFPWADYDIEDQADRDGDGNFFEPDGVIDHLVLVHAGKDKSGGGGAQGIYSIWAHSSSVAGGATIPGTDLKVSNYIVQPEDSGVGVFAHEYGHDLGLPDLYDTSGAADSDVDFWDLMSSGSHSGAIFQGTPTHMGIWDKWVLGWADPLVITPGSDARAVQLGQTSRTPVGTQDGIKIDLPQKRISLATPHSGSQMWYSNADQNWADVKLTRTVQVPAAADAKFWLYSDYSIEQDWDYGFIELSTDGSTWSEQKVYTEGGALVTTPDNYGDPNGRMRDYGGKKYGLTGHTTGWRHDYVDLSAYAGQTVQVRLRYATDEASLEKGWFVDDLSVTGGGATTWSDDAEANNGWAQTGGTFVDTTGAGWILDPGSQWRNQYYLAEWRNFDGFDEGLKYTYDTTYSRDAWKVEKVAYNAPGMLLWYRDTTYGTDNWPTANITALPSGGSKGGLLVVDSHFDPLRRTGVGASKDTTTLKNLPSRPQSSNAAFTLQPTYAFKECIEDVKAPYSEYCTDFGSLPAVSTFSDSQAWYPGIEIRGSSLFYRDADASVVIPSVDNQLYSTRVVDANGNLLPQYYGLTVAGNTVLGTGKPGDAGVSYGVTITIKRVAKDNSYATIYVVPALS; encoded by the coding sequence ATGACTCACCCCGTCCGCCGGCGGCGGCGACTGCGCGTACTCGCAGCCGTACCCGCACTGGCGCTCGCCGCGCTCGGCCTATCGGCCCTGCCCGGATCGAGCACCCTGACCCCGGTCGCCAGCATCGGCGCCGACGAGTACTACCTCAACTACGCCGAGCCCTCGGTCCAGCCGGACGACCGTCCGGAGACCAAGGGCAAGAACGGCGTCTTCGGCGGCAGCGGCTCCGCGGCCGTCGAACTCGACCGCAAGTACGCCGGTGGCAACCCCGTCACCGCCAAGCAGCTGGCCAAGCTCGAAGCGCAGGCCGCCAAGACCGGCAAGAACCCGCGGCAGATCAAGAACGCCAAGGGCACGCAGGTCGCCAAGCTGCTGACGATCCTGATGGAGTTCAACCCGAACGCCAACGACGACTTCTCCAACGTCATGGTGCCGGACAACGTGTTCGACCCGGACGCGTCGACCACCGCCGACGACCGCAAGTGTGTCAACGGCACGGTCCAGAACGGGCCGCTACACAACCAGATCCAGAATCCGGGGACGCTGGGCCACACCGACAACAACTCGATGTGGGTCCCGGACTTCTCGTCGGAGCACTACAACAAGATGCTCTACACCACGACGGGCATCACCGACCGCGTACGCACCGACCTGACCGGCCCGGACGGCAAGGCCGGCGTCGACCTGGCCGGCAAGACGATGCACAACATGTACCTGGAGATGTCCAAGGGCGCGTACACGGTGAACGGCCAGGCCTCGCCGTGGATCACGATGCCGCACTCCGAGGGCTGGTACGCCGCGTCCCGCTGCACCAAGGACGCCAACGGGAACTGGGTGCTGCCGCGGTCGCAGGCCGGCAACGGCCACCCGACCAACGCCCGGGGCCAGGGCCAGCTCGCGATCGACGCGGTCGCCGCGCTCGCCGCGGCCGACCCGAGCTTCCCCTGGGCCGACTACGACATCGAGGACCAGGCCGACCGCGACGGTGACGGCAACTTCTTCGAGCCGGACGGCGTGATCGACCACCTCGTGCTGGTGCACGCCGGCAAGGACAAGTCCGGTGGCGGTGGCGCACAGGGCATCTACTCGATCTGGGCGCACTCCTCGTCGGTCGCCGGCGGCGCGACCATCCCGGGCACCGACCTCAAGGTGTCGAACTACATCGTGCAGCCGGAGGACTCCGGTGTCGGCGTCTTCGCCCACGAGTACGGCCACGACCTCGGCCTGCCGGACCTCTACGACACGAGCGGCGCGGCCGACTCGGACGTGGACTTCTGGGACCTGATGTCGTCCGGCTCGCACTCGGGCGCGATCTTCCAGGGCACCCCGACGCACATGGGCATCTGGGACAAGTGGGTGCTCGGCTGGGCCGACCCGCTGGTCATCACGCCCGGCTCGGACGCGCGCGCGGTGCAGCTCGGCCAGACGTCGCGTACGCCGGTCGGCACCCAGGACGGCATCAAGATCGACCTGCCGCAGAAGAGGATCTCGCTGGCGACGCCGCACAGCGGCAGCCAGATGTGGTACTCGAACGCCGACCAGAACTGGGCCGACGTCAAGCTGACCCGGACCGTCCAGGTGCCCGCCGCGGCGGACGCCAAGTTCTGGCTCTACAGCGACTACAGCATCGAGCAGGACTGGGACTACGGCTTCATCGAGCTGTCCACGGACGGTTCGACCTGGTCGGAGCAGAAGGTCTACACCGAGGGCGGGGCACTGGTCACGACCCCGGACAACTACGGCGACCCGAACGGCCGCATGCGTGACTACGGCGGCAAGAAGTACGGCCTGACCGGGCACACCACCGGCTGGCGGCACGACTACGTCGACCTCTCGGCGTACGCCGGGCAGACGGTCCAGGTCCGGCTCCGCTACGCCACCGACGAGGCGTCGCTGGAGAAGGGCTGGTTCGTCGACGACCTGTCGGTGACCGGCGGCGGCGCGACCACGTGGTCGGACGACGCCGAGGCGAACAACGGCTGGGCCCAGACCGGCGGCACCTTCGTGGACACCACGGGCGCGGGCTGGATCCTCGACCCGGGTTCGCAGTGGCGCAACCAGTACTACCTGGCCGAGTGGCGTAACTTCGACGGCTTCGACGAGGGCCTGAAGTACACCTACGACACGACCTACTCGCGCGACGCGTGGAAGGTCGAGAAGGTCGCGTACAACGCGCCCGGCATGCTCCTCTGGTACCGGGACACCACGTACGGCACCGACAACTGGCCGACGGCCAACATCACGGCGCTGCCGAGCGGTGGCTCGAAGGGTGGTCTGCTGGTCGTCGACTCGCACTTCGACCCGCTGCGGCGTACGGGAGTGGGGGCGTCGAAGGACACGACGACGCTGAAGAACCTGCCCAGCCGTCCGCAGTCGTCCAACGCGGCGTTCACGCTCCAGCCGACGTACGCCTTCAAGGAGTGCATCGAGGACGTCAAGGCGCCGTACAGCGAGTACTGCACCGACTTCGGCTCGCTCCCGGCGGTGTCGACGTTCAGCGACAGCCAGGCCTGGTACCCGGGCATCGAGATCCGGGGCAGCTCGCTGTTCTACCGCGACGCCGACGCCTCGGTGGTCATCCCGTCGGTGGACAACCAGCTGTACTCGACCCGCGTCGTCGACGCGAACGGCAACCTGCTGCCGCAGTACTACGGCCTGACCGTCGCCGGGAACACCGTTCTCGGCACCGGCAAGCCGGGTGACGCCGGTGTCTCGTACGGCGTCACGATCACCATCAAGCGCGTGGCGAAGGACAACTCCTACGCCACCATCTACGTGGTGCCCGCGCTGAGCTGA
- a CDS encoding helix-turn-helix transcriptional regulator: MSNDLVQRARSAAGLTQADLASLSGTSRPTLSAYERGQKSPTLATAERIIEAAGFELTIQPRLDFTVEETTRGHVIHVPSHLPRQEVQHAFASVILPLHLNWSGPARVFDLADRRQRARVYEIVLREGTPADIARYIDGALLVDLWHDLVLPRAVRAAWAPLVGVAGQ; this comes from the coding sequence ATGTCAAACGACCTGGTTCAGCGTGCGAGATCGGCTGCCGGGCTGACGCAGGCCGATTTGGCCTCCCTGTCCGGCACTTCGCGACCCACCCTCTCCGCCTACGAACGGGGCCAGAAGTCGCCGACGCTGGCCACCGCGGAGCGGATCATCGAGGCGGCCGGTTTCGAGCTGACGATCCAGCCGCGCCTCGACTTCACGGTCGAGGAGACCACCCGGGGGCATGTCATCCACGTGCCGAGTCATCTTCCACGGCAGGAAGTCCAGCACGCCTTCGCCAGCGTGATCCTCCCGCTGCACCTGAACTGGTCAGGCCCGGCCCGGGTCTTCGACCTGGCCGATCGACGCCAGCGGGCACGGGTTTACGAGATCGTCCTTCGGGAGGGAACTCCGGCGGACATCGCGCGCTACATCGACGGGGCTTTGCTGGTCGACCTGTGGCACGACCTGGTACTGCCCAGAGCTGTCCGAGCGGCTTGGGCGCCGCTCGTCGGCGTGGCTGGGCAGTAG
- the acs gene encoding acetate--CoA ligase has translation MSETLENLLSEDRQFPPPADFAANANVTAAAYDEAAADRLAFWAKQAQRLDWFQEWDQVLDWSNPPFAKWFVGGTLNVAYNCLDRHLAAGNGDKVAIHWEGEPGDSRAITYADLHAEVCRAANTLTDLGVTAGDRVAIYLPMIPEAAVAMLACARIGATHSVVFGGFSKDALSGRIKDASAKVVITADGGFRRGNPSALKPTVDEAVAECPTIEKVLVVRRTGQDVDWTEGRDLWWHETVATASDKHEAQPFDAEHPLFILYTSGTTAKPKGILHTTGGYLTQASYTHHAVFDLKPETDVYWCTADIGWVTGHSYIVYGPLSNGATQVMYEGTPDTPHRGRFWEIVQKYGVTILYTAPTAIRTFAKWGDDIPAQFDLSSLRLLGSVGEPINPEAWMWYREHIGGGRTPVVDTWWQTETGAIMISPLPGVTACKPGSAMGPLPGIAADVVNDAGQIVGNGGGGYLVLNEPWPSMLRTIWGDDQRFIDTYWSRFAEHGYYFAGDGAKKDDDGALWLLGRVDDVMLVSGHNISTTEVESALVSHPAVAESAVVGATDPTTGQAVVAFVILKGNASASEAELKDHVAKTLGPICKPRQIQFVSELPKTRSGKIMRRLLKDIAEKRALGDVTTLQDAGVMQLIQQGMSTTSED, from the coding sequence ATGAGTGAAACACTGGAGAACCTGCTTTCCGAGGACCGGCAGTTCCCGCCGCCCGCGGACTTCGCGGCGAACGCGAACGTCACCGCCGCCGCCTATGACGAGGCCGCCGCCGACCGCCTGGCATTCTGGGCGAAGCAGGCTCAGCGCCTGGACTGGTTCCAGGAGTGGGACCAGGTGCTCGACTGGTCCAACCCCCCGTTCGCGAAGTGGTTCGTGGGCGGCACGCTCAACGTCGCGTACAACTGCCTCGACCGGCACCTCGCGGCCGGCAACGGGGACAAGGTCGCGATCCACTGGGAGGGCGAGCCGGGCGACAGCCGGGCCATCACCTACGCCGACCTGCACGCCGAGGTCTGCCGGGCGGCGAACACGCTGACCGACCTGGGCGTGACCGCCGGCGACCGCGTCGCCATCTACCTGCCGATGATTCCCGAGGCCGCCGTCGCGATGCTCGCGTGCGCTCGGATCGGGGCGACCCACTCGGTCGTCTTCGGCGGCTTCAGCAAGGACGCGCTGTCCGGCCGGATCAAGGACGCCAGCGCGAAGGTCGTGATCACCGCCGACGGCGGCTTCCGCCGGGGCAACCCGAGCGCCCTCAAGCCGACCGTGGACGAGGCCGTCGCCGAGTGCCCGACGATCGAGAAGGTCCTCGTCGTCCGGCGTACGGGTCAGGACGTGGACTGGACCGAGGGCCGGGACCTGTGGTGGCACGAGACCGTGGCCACCGCCTCCGACAAGCACGAGGCACAGCCGTTCGACGCCGAGCACCCGCTGTTCATCCTCTACACCTCGGGCACCACCGCCAAGCCGAAGGGCATCCTGCACACCACTGGCGGCTACCTGACCCAGGCGTCCTACACCCACCACGCCGTCTTCGACCTCAAGCCGGAGACCGACGTCTACTGGTGCACCGCCGACATCGGCTGGGTGACCGGCCACTCCTACATCGTCTACGGCCCGCTCTCGAACGGCGCCACCCAGGTGATGTACGAGGGCACCCCGGACACCCCGCACCGCGGCCGGTTCTGGGAGATCGTCCAGAAGTACGGCGTGACGATCCTCTACACCGCGCCGACCGCGATCCGCACCTTCGCCAAGTGGGGCGATGACATCCCGGCCCAGTTCGACCTGTCGTCGCTGCGCCTGCTGGGCAGCGTCGGCGAGCCGATCAACCCCGAGGCCTGGATGTGGTACCGCGAGCACATCGGCGGCGGGCGTACGCCGGTCGTGGACACCTGGTGGCAGACCGAGACCGGCGCGATCATGATCTCGCCGCTGCCCGGCGTCACCGCCTGCAAGCCCGGTTCGGCGATGGGCCCGCTGCCCGGCATCGCGGCCGACGTCGTGAACGACGCGGGGCAGATCGTCGGCAACGGCGGTGGCGGCTACCTCGTCCTCAACGAGCCGTGGCCGTCGATGCTGCGCACGATCTGGGGCGACGACCAGCGGTTCATCGACACCTACTGGTCCCGCTTCGCCGAGCACGGCTACTACTTCGCCGGCGACGGCGCGAAGAAGGACGACGACGGCGCGCTCTGGCTGCTGGGCCGGGTCGACGACGTCATGCTGGTGTCCGGCCACAACATCTCCACCACCGAGGTCGAGTCGGCCCTGGTGTCGCACCCGGCGGTCGCCGAGTCGGCGGTCGTCGGCGCGACCGACCCGACCACCGGCCAGGCGGTCGTCGCGTTCGTCATCCTCAAGGGCAACGCCTCGGCCTCCGAGGCGGAACTGAAGGACCACGTCGCCAAGACGCTCGGCCCGATCTGCAAGCCGCGCCAGATCCAGTTCGTCTCCGAGCTGCCGAAGACCCGCTCAGGCAAGATCATGCGGCGGCTGCTGAAGGACATCGCGGAGAAGCGTGCGCTCGGCGACGTCACCACCCTGCAGGACGCCGGCGTCATGCAGCTCATCCAGCAGGGCATGAGCACTACCAGCGAAGACTGA
- a CDS encoding nucleotidyl transferase AbiEii/AbiGii toxin family protein, translating into MKVTGLSEILIVDLAVDAAPSHRTIRTALGPSYAPEELAGRKTIALFDRAEARDFADVYALAQRFGRETLIARAAEVDAGFDLQIFAAMMRTLDRFADDEIPVEGTPVATLREYFRDWVLSLTDAAG; encoded by the coding sequence ATGAAGGTGACAGGACTCAGCGAGATCCTGATCGTGGATCTCGCGGTCGACGCCGCTCCGAGCCACCGGACGATCAGGACGGCGCTCGGCCCGAGCTACGCTCCTGAAGAACTCGCCGGGCGGAAGACGATCGCCCTGTTCGACAGGGCGGAGGCCCGCGACTTCGCCGACGTTTACGCACTGGCCCAACGCTTCGGGCGAGAGACGCTCATCGCCCGCGCGGCCGAGGTCGACGCCGGCTTCGACCTGCAGATCTTCGCGGCGATGATGCGGACGCTCGACCGGTTCGCCGACGACGAGATCCCGGTGGAGGGCACGCCGGTGGCCACCCTGCGGGAGTACTTCAGGGACTGGGTCTTGAGCCTGACCGACGCAGCGGGCTAA
- a CDS encoding TadA family conjugal transfer-associated ATPase yields MTGSLLDQLAGRLRDQFAVDGATATPVAIATALRAEPEAAVLGDAGLLRMADRVHGDLAGAGPLAPLLADADVTDVLVNGVEVWVDRGRGLQRGPAVFGHPDDVRRLAQRMAAGAGRRLDDGSPFVDARLPDGTRLHAVLPPVAVGGPCLSLRTFRHRPYVLGELVSAPVAELLAAIVAARVSFLIGGGTGSGKTTLLAAMLGLVPVSERIVVVEDSAELRPRHPHVVALQSRTSNVEGAGTVGLADLVRQALRMRPDRLIVGECRGPEVVDLLAALNTGHEGGAGTLHANTATDVPARLEALGLTGGLPRAALHAQLASALQVVLHLRRDTHGRRLDEVCVLLPDRSGLVTAVVAWRRTSGPGPAAGHLGALLSARGVAVPALLRSGPA; encoded by the coding sequence GTGACCGGGTCGCTGCTGGATCAGCTGGCGGGCCGGTTGCGCGATCAGTTCGCGGTCGACGGGGCGACCGCGACGCCGGTGGCGATCGCGACGGCGTTGCGGGCCGAACCGGAGGCGGCGGTGCTGGGCGACGCCGGGCTGTTGCGCATGGCCGACCGGGTGCACGGCGACCTCGCCGGGGCAGGCCCGCTCGCGCCGTTGCTCGCCGACGCGGACGTCACCGACGTGCTGGTCAACGGGGTCGAAGTGTGGGTCGACCGAGGCCGAGGTCTCCAGCGAGGTCCAGCGGTCTTCGGCCACCCCGACGACGTACGCCGCCTGGCTCAGCGCATGGCAGCAGGTGCGGGGCGGCGGCTGGACGACGGTTCGCCGTTCGTGGACGCCCGCCTGCCCGACGGCACCCGTTTGCACGCGGTCCTGCCGCCGGTGGCGGTGGGCGGCCCGTGTCTGTCGCTGCGAACCTTCCGGCATCGTCCGTATGTGCTCGGCGAGCTGGTCAGCGCGCCGGTCGCCGAGTTGCTGGCGGCGATCGTGGCGGCCCGCGTCAGCTTCCTCATCGGCGGCGGGACGGGGTCGGGGAAGACGACGCTGTTGGCGGCGATGCTCGGGCTGGTGCCGGTGTCCGAGCGGATCGTGGTCGTCGAGGACTCGGCCGAGCTGCGGCCCCGGCATCCCCACGTGGTCGCGCTGCAAAGCCGTACCTCCAACGTGGAGGGTGCAGGCACGGTCGGGCTGGCGGATCTCGTCCGTCAAGCGCTCCGGATGCGGCCCGATCGGCTCATCGTCGGCGAGTGCCGAGGTCCAGAGGTCGTCGACCTGCTCGCCGCGTTGAACACCGGCCACGAGGGCGGCGCGGGAACGCTGCACGCCAACACCGCCACCGACGTCCCGGCTCGGCTGGAAGCGCTCGGCTTGACCGGCGGACTTCCCCGCGCGGCACTGCACGCGCAACTCGCCTCTGCCCTCCAGGTCGTGCTCCATCTGCGCCGGGACACCCACGGTCGCCGCCTCGACGAGGTCTGCGTCCTGCTGCCGGACCGCTCCGGGCTGGTCACCGCCGTCGTCGCGTGGCGGCGTACGAGTGGACCCGGCCCGGCCGCCGGGCATCTCGGCGCGCTGCTGTCCGCGCGCGGCGTCGCGGTTCCCGCCCTGCTCCGCTCGGGTCCGGCGTGA
- the ssd gene encoding septum site-determining protein Ssd, producing the protein MPSRPLLLSADAHLTDEILRLAAVAGVELEFALDPDAGVAFSRAPLVLLGAEVADRARRLPRRTGVIVVGLGDRPQDLLPIAEALSAEFVACLPAAQEWLLSRLAETAVATGRQGRVVGVIGGRGGAGASTVAAALAVTGVRAGLTTLLVDADRLGGGIDLTLGWEDVAGLRWPALAGAGGRIDPGLLRRALPGRGALAVLSWTRAEGWAGELTADLGGERTGPEGWGSDVLATREWTLADAWTSGTAPVPVDRAAEAMRAALDAGRRQADLVVLDLPRYADSAAEAGMAAAYRIFVVVPAELRATAAALTVVRRLREFCDDLQLVVRGPAPGGLRAAEIAGALGLPLAEVLAPEADVARDLEKGAAPAGTGRGELASVCRKLLGGLS; encoded by the coding sequence ATGCCGAGCCGACCACTGCTGCTGTCCGCCGACGCCCACCTGACCGACGAGATCCTCCGGCTGGCCGCCGTCGCGGGGGTCGAACTGGAATTCGCCCTCGACCCCGACGCCGGCGTCGCCTTCAGCCGGGCGCCGCTCGTCCTGCTCGGCGCGGAGGTCGCCGACCGCGCCCGGCGGCTGCCTCGGCGTACGGGGGTGATCGTGGTCGGGTTGGGCGATCGGCCACAGGATCTGCTGCCGATCGCGGAGGCGCTGTCGGCCGAGTTCGTCGCCTGTCTGCCCGCCGCCCAGGAGTGGCTGCTCAGCCGGCTCGCCGAGACCGCTGTCGCGACCGGGCGCCAGGGTCGAGTCGTCGGCGTGATCGGCGGCCGGGGCGGGGCGGGCGCGTCCACCGTGGCCGCCGCGCTCGCGGTGACCGGCGTACGCGCCGGACTGACGACCTTGCTCGTCGACGCCGATCGACTGGGTGGCGGCATCGACCTCACGCTGGGCTGGGAAGACGTCGCCGGCCTGCGCTGGCCCGCGCTGGCCGGAGCCGGTGGCCGCATCGATCCCGGGTTGCTGCGCCGGGCGCTGCCCGGTCGGGGCGCGCTGGCGGTGCTGTCGTGGACCCGCGCCGAGGGCTGGGCCGGCGAGCTGACCGCCGACCTCGGTGGCGAGCGGACCGGGCCGGAAGGCTGGGGGAGCGACGTCCTCGCGACTCGCGAATGGACACTCGCGGACGCCTGGACCTCCGGGACCGCGCCCGTTCCAGTGGACCGCGCCGCGGAGGCCATGCGAGCCGCGCTCGACGCCGGTCGCCGGCAGGCCGATCTCGTCGTGCTCGACCTGCCCCGGTACGCCGACTCCGCGGCCGAAGCGGGCATGGCGGCGGCGTACCGGATCTTCGTCGTCGTCCCGGCGGAACTCAGGGCGACCGCGGCCGCCCTGACGGTGGTCCGCCGTCTGCGGGAGTTCTGCGACGACCTCCAGCTCGTCGTACGTGGTCCCGCCCCGGGCGGCCTCCGAGCGGCCGAGATCGCCGGAGCCCTCGGCCTCCCGCTGGCCGAGGTGCTGGCTCCGGAGGCTGACGTGGCCAGGGATCTGGAGAAGGGCGCCGCACCCGCCGGGACCGGCCGGGGCGAGTTGGCCTCGGTCTGCCGGAAGCTGCTCGGGGGCCTGTCGTGA
- a CDS encoding Fic family protein: MDDALAPLLDLPDVAPAIADARNAVDAALRHRALRRSGGVVAAEVSLRSAVASAALSGHAYAVEDVRAGTVLDPVVQGALRIAQQMPGLAETFAKAPRQVLARLHTVAASGVLADAELGRPVSDPLVSARLNALCDLVVAAAGDPIVRAAVVHGELLALNAFAEGNGVVARAAARATLIGSGFDLRGLIAVDLGHREREPEYVGSAHAFATGTVDGVRSWLKHYAAAVTIGAAEFTKIADEVLATA, translated from the coding sequence GTGGACGACGCCTTGGCACCCTTGCTGGACCTCCCCGACGTCGCACCGGCGATCGCCGATGCGCGGAACGCCGTCGACGCGGCGCTGCGGCACCGGGCGCTCCGGCGCTCCGGCGGCGTCGTCGCGGCCGAGGTCAGCCTCCGATCCGCCGTCGCGAGCGCGGCGCTCTCCGGGCACGCGTACGCCGTCGAGGACGTCCGGGCCGGAACGGTGCTCGACCCGGTGGTGCAGGGCGCGCTCCGGATCGCCCAGCAGATGCCGGGGTTGGCGGAGACCTTCGCCAAGGCGCCCCGCCAGGTACTCGCTCGCCTGCACACGGTCGCTGCTTCCGGCGTACTAGCTGATGCCGAATTGGGCCGGCCGGTCTCGGATCCGCTGGTGAGCGCGCGCCTGAACGCCCTGTGTGACCTGGTGGTGGCCGCGGCGGGCGACCCGATCGTGCGGGCCGCGGTCGTGCACGGCGAGTTGCTTGCGCTGAACGCGTTCGCCGAGGGCAACGGCGTGGTCGCGCGGGCGGCAGCGCGCGCCACCCTGATCGGCAGCGGATTCGACCTGCGGGGATTGATCGCCGTGGACCTCGGCCACCGGGAGCGGGAGCCGGAGTACGTGGGCAGCGCACACGCCTTCGCGACGGGCACCGTGGACGGTGTGCGGTCGTGGCTCAAGCACTACGCCGCGGCGGTCACGATCGGGGCGGCTGAGTTCACGAAGATCGCCGACGAGGTCCTCGCCACGGCTTAA